The Ichthyobacterium seriolicida sequence TAATCTGTCAAAAATTTTGTTGATAGTATAACGGTTTACATCAGTCAATTTACTAACTTTTTTCGCTTGAATATCTAGGTGAGATAACCGTAAAATAGACATGAATTTTGCCTCAGAAATTCTCAAACGGATTATATGCTCATTTTTCATAGATAGGATAAGGGTTTGCACACATATAAACTTGCCTTAAGTTGTCTTGAACCTTAAAAATTTAGAAGTCGTAGGTAATTCCAAAAATTATATATGCTAGAGGTTTGTTATTTATTACTACCTTATCAATTCCATCCGATATAGTTAGACGAGATTTATACTGAAAATTATCATATATAGAGAAAAGTTGCCCAAAATTCCTGGAAGAAATACTAAAGGTTATTTTTTCGATTTTGTAAGAAAGAGATACGTTTATCTCTTGTGTGTTGTAAATCTTGTTATTTATTAACCTATTGTTGTACAGTAAAGTCATTTTTCCATTCAAATTCTCATTCTTAAAAAGAATTGAAAAGGAACTTTTTATAACTCTATTGTATATATAGCTATCATGTGTTTTTCTCGTTAATTTATTATATCCAAAAGAAAGACCAAAGGATGTTTTGAAATTTATTAAATGATCGGAAAGAGTTTCTATCTTAAATTTAGGATAAAGAGCCACTTCATTTTGGGACACTTTTTTTTCATTTATCATAGATGGATAGAATGAACTACTAGCATTTATTTTCAAATAAAGTTTTACAGGATAAGTTATTTGAAACAAAGTTTTACTAAAATCAGAATAAACAGTGTATGTACTTCGAGAATCTGCAGTGAAAAGCCTAAACTTGAAGAAATTTTCTTCTATGTCTAAAAGAGTTCTAGATAGATAGTTTTTATGCTTAGAGTAACTTGAGCCTATAGAAAATGACTCTCCGTAGAAAAGATTATTGTAACTGTAATAGATATTTCCATTATTTGACTCGCTGTATTCAATTGGATAATCTTCTCTTCCAATTAATATTATATTACTACTACTAGTTCTATTTATACCTGATTCTAAATTATTAATAGATTCACTTCTATTGAAAGTACAAACAATACTATGATTTCCTTTTTCATGCTTCACATAAAATTGAATAGGGATAAATAAAGAGTTATTCTCTTTGTCAAGAGAGAGCTTGTTGGTATTTCTCGCCAGAGAAAAGGACGCGTCATAACTTATATTTTCAAGTATTTCTCCCCATATTTTTATACCTATACTAGAATTATTAATTCTTCTTTTTATGGAATTATTATCATTTATTTTCTCTTTCAAATATTCATTAGAAAAAGTATAATCCGAAACTATGGAATATTCAAAATCTTCGTTCAATTTATGATTAAAAGACAAAGAGGGCTCAATGATGTTTCTTTTAAAATTAAAATCTTGATTATTGTTTGATAGAATATCATCAATAGTGTATTTATTATTCATAGAGTCGTTTTCCATTTTCATATATACGTTAGCTTTTAGGATTATATTCTTAGCTGTTTTCATTGTTAATACCGAGTTATTGAAAATGGAAAATACTCTATTAGAACTGTAGAACTCAGTGTAATTATCGCTAAAACTTTCATTTTTAAAGAGAGTATTTTTTATGTTGTTGTCATAGTTATTATCTGCAAAGTATATTCCTACGAGATTAGATGCGATTATTTTTCTAGATAATTTATAGTCTATAGAGGTTCTTCCTAAAACTGAATTTCCATTTGAGGTCATCTCATTATAACTCTTTGACAAAGCTTTATTTTCAAGAGTGTTGATATTTTCGTAAATAGTTTTAACCTTAGAGGGTTTGATATAATAATATACGCTAGAGTGTCTTAATTTTTCCATAGTATTTCTCAAGGTTAGGTTAGAAATGCTAAAAAAATAATTCTTAACCTGTTTTTGCAATGAGATTATTTTACTGAGCTCGGCGATCTCATAAGGAGAAAAAGAACTATGCCGGCCAAAAATATTGCCGAGTTCTATGTTGCTGATACTGGTACTTATTATATTATTCGTGTTGTTTGTGACAAAAGCATTTGTGTTTTCTGAGAATAAAAACCCGTCTCCTTTTAATTGGTACTTGTTGTGATAGCCATAATTTGCGGAAACAGATCCAGTAAATACATTTTTAAAACTCTCCTTAGTATTTAAGTTTAAAACGGTTTCTCCTACTTCATCAAAACTGATATAAAAATCGTCTTTGTAATCATCTATTACCTGAATATTCTTTATCATTCTCTTTTTTACACTTTTTAATGCTAGTTCATTTTGGTTGACAAAAGCTTCTTTATTGTTTATTAAAATTTTGTCTATATTTTTCCCTTTGTAAATTATAACTCCACTGTCATCGATTGCAAGGTTTGGATTTTTTTCTAAAATAGTTTTTAAGTCATCGGATTCTTGTATATTTAGCTTGCTTAGATCAAGTGTATGAGTTCCTTTTTTATCAGATGTGACTACAATTTCTTCTAAGTTGAGAGTGTTGTTTTCTAAGATAAAATCTATAATAATCTCTTCTTTTTCCAAATCTTTTTTTGAGAAAACCTTTGTCTTTTCTAAAAAAGAAACATGTCTAACTACCAATCTATATTCTATTTTCAAAGAGTCTTTGATTTCAAAACTACCCTTTTTGTCAGAAGTGGTATACGAAATTATATCATCTTTATCGCTATACAACACAAGTGTTGCTCCTCCTATCTCTTGATTTTTTTTATCATAGACATGTCCTTTTAAAATTCTAGTTTGAGAATAAATAGATGTTGATAATAACAGGCATGAGATGATGTTTTTAAAAGTCATTTATTATTATGTTGATGTTATTTACTCAAGATAACCTCTTAAGGGAAATTAACATAAATACAAATAAAATCCTTATGCTTGAAGTCAAAATCGCAAGATTGCAAAAAAAGTGTCAGAGTGTCGACAAATTACCTCGCTAGTATACAGAATAAGATGAGTATTAGCATATCTCTCTCAAGATACAATTATTTAAAGACTTTCAAATGTTTTCGTTAAGCGATTCTATTAATTTTACGAGGGTTGCCAGAGATTTTTTTAGACTTGATAAAATTTTTTCAAAAAAAACGAATGTTACTGAGTATTATTTATATGTTTGATAGCACGCCTATCATTTAATTTTAAAAGAATGAATTATGAAAAAAATATTACTTCTGACAATTGTCTTGTGTGCTTCTGTGTTAATCTTATGTTTATTCTTCTCCAAATTTTGTGAAGCATCTCGATAAGCGTTAAAAACTATTTATGTTATGTAGAAGCAGTTTTTACTGGTTTAGTATTAATAAAATCCATCTAATTCCTTACAAATTATTATAAATGTCTTATTTCAAATTCTATCTATTGGCTGTAACTGTTATTTTTTTAAATTCATGTAAAAACGATAAATACAACAACGTGCGAGGATCTGTAATTTTTGATAATATAAAAAACAATAGTGATGTTTTTAAGATTTCAAAAGTAGGATCTAAAAATATTAAAGGGGATGTTATTAGATCAAATAATGAATATGTATACATCTATCACAATAAAAAAATTAATGTGTTTGATGAAAAACTAGATTCTCTAAGAAGTATAAAGATAGACCAAAAAGTCTATAAATACTTACAGAGTTTTGAATCTATTTTTATTTTCGATAATTACTTATTCTTTTCAAAGAATAGAACTTCTATTAGCATATACGATTTAAATAATGATACTCTTAAAGAGATAAGACCTCCAAAAGACTTTGTTATTGATGAGTTTGTAATT is a genomic window containing:
- a CDS encoding carboxypeptidase-like regulatory domain-containing protein; its protein translation is MTFKNIISCLLLSTSIYSQTRILKGHVYDKKNQEIGGATLVLYSDKDDIISYTTSDKKGSFEIKDSLKIEYRLVVRHVSFLEKTKVFSKKDLEKEEIIIDFILENNTLNLEEIVVTSDKKGTHTLDLSKLNIQESDDLKTILEKNPNLAIDDSGVIIYKGKNIDKILINNKEAFVNQNELALKSVKKRMIKNIQVIDDYKDDFYISFDEVGETVLNLNTKESFKNVFTGSVSANYGYHNKYQLKGDGFLFSENTNAFVTNNTNNIISTSISNIELGNIFGRHSSFSPYEIAELSKIISLQKQVKNYFFSISNLTLRNTMEKLRHSSVYYYIKPSKVKTIYENINTLENKALSKSYNEMTSNGNSVLGRTSIDYKLSRKIIASNLVGIYFADNNYDNNIKNTLFKNESFSDNYTEFYSSNRVFSIFNNSVLTMKTAKNIILKANVYMKMENDSMNNKYTIDDILSNNNQDFNFKRNIIEPSLSFNHKLNEDFEYSIVSDYTFSNEYLKEKINDNNSIKRRINNSSIGIKIWGEILENISYDASFSLARNTNKLSLDKENNSLFIPIQFYVKHEKGNHSIVCTFNRSESINNLESGINRTSSSNIILIGREDYPIEYSESNNGNIYYSYNNLFYGESFSIGSSYSKHKNYLSRTLLDIEENFFKFRLFTADSRSTYTVYSDFSKTLFQITYPVKLYLKINASSSFYPSMINEKKVSQNEVALYPKFKIETLSDHLINFKTSFGLSFGYNKLTRKTHDSYIYNRVIKSSFSILFKNENLNGKMTLLYNNRLINNKIYNTQEINVSLSYKIEKITFSISSRNFGQLFSIYDNFQYKSRLTISDGIDKVVINNKPLAYIIFGITYDF